From the genome of Spinacia oleracea cultivar Varoflay chromosome 2, BTI_SOV_V1, whole genome shotgun sequence, one region includes:
- the LOC110780219 gene encoding uncharacterized protein translates to MREEVATKRDEGCGEEEKVEIERVKSEQSEQTQCEKSDSKSEEVVIKESEKAPMKPYKPPIPFPHRVVEKKLNEKYSKFLDVMKGLQVNIPFLHAMAQMPTYAKLLKELLTNKAKLEEATVSLPMEVSAIIQNKLLEKHSDPGSFSIPVKIGDLELKNALCDLGASVSLMPLSMAQRLNVWRMKPTRMSLQLADRSVRTPLGVLEDVPVQVGRVFVPCDFVIMEMEEDSKVPLILGRPFLSTAGVVIDVKDGRLTLNVGDEKITFTLQQSMNSPMMNEVHRIDTLKEDLKEFREMIEVKDPLQAIIMGRDFEESEEVKGYKMLLDEAPVHRGKFEMLQVDEKEERTSPPHKVELKPLPPSLKYVFLDDNV, encoded by the coding sequence ATGAGAGAAGAGGTAGCCACAAAGAGAGATGAGGGATGTGGAGAAGAAGAGAAAGTTGAGATTGAAAGAGTGAAAAGTGAGCAAAGTGAGCAAACACAATGTGAGAAGAGTGACTCAAAGAGTGAAGAGGTTGTGATTAAGGAGAGTGAAAAAGCTCCCATGAAACCCTACAAGCCACCCATCCCTTTTCCTCATAGGGTGGTTGAGAAGAAGTTGAATGAGAAATATTCTAAGTTTCTTGATGTCATGAAGGGGTTACAAGTGAACATTCCTTTCCTCCATGCCATGGCACAAATGCCAACTTATGCAAAGTTGTTGAAAGAACTTCTTACCAACAAGGCGAAGCTTGAAGAAGCAACCGTTTCTCTTCCTATGGAAGTGAGTGCTATCATTCAAAACAAGCTTCTAGAAAAGCATAGTGATCCGGGTAGCTTCTCAATACCGGTGAAGATTGGTGATCTAGAGCTAAAGAATGCCCTTTGTGATCTTGGGGCAAGTGTTAGCCTTATGCCTCTCTCTATGGCTCAAAGGCTAAATGTTTGGAGAATGAAGCCTACACGGATGTCACTTCAACTAGCCGACCGTTCGGTTAGAACACCCTTGGGAGTTTTGGAAGATGTCCCGGTccaagttggaagagtttttgtgCCTTGTGATTTTGTCATTATGGAGATGGAAGAAGACTCCAAGGTTCCTCTTATTCTAGGAAGGCCTTTCCTTTCTACGGCGGGAGTTGTTATTGATGTGAAAGATGGGCGGTTGACTTTGAATGTTGGAGATGAGAAAATCACTTTTACTCTTCAACAGTCAATGAACTCACCCATGATGAATGAAGTCCACCGCATTGACACCTTGAAAGAGGACTTGAAGGAATTTAGAGAAATGATTGAAGTGAAAGACCCATTGCAAGCTATCATAATGGGAAGAGATTTTGAGGAAAGTGAGGAAGTAAAGGGGTACAAGATGCTCCTTGATGAAGCACCGGTCCACCGTGGAAAGTTCGAAATGCTACAAGTGGATGAAAAAGAGGAGAGGACTTCGCCTCCTCATAAGGTCGAACTCAAACCCCTTCCCCCTTCCCTTAAATATGTTTTTCTTGATGACaatgtgtaa